A part of Paenibacillus donghaensis genomic DNA contains:
- a CDS encoding DUF58 domain-containing protein, whose translation MSSSPLFKERGSRKPVSSVKNLPLPLARSSAAEWLRMLSLTGVVGGLYSWHGGPSLLFLLIALGLVLLGGLLLQLLGPRSIRLERTLTPPRAAAGDTIQVEVKVSFTAGLPLPWMTITDYWGERSHRQLLFPGLRRSFSYVYQLEEMPRGFHRLQGCRVVWGDLPCWFTGRNEPQGGQIFRVLPAPLYCGNTQQGGTDLPAAMMISRRGGQGSGPLQESRHYLPGDPLSRIHWKNSARTGMLQSKMPVREKAPMTCVVLSNHPESYELPAGALVPRARRGFSIPAFEKAVSAAAGLLLRAEACGAYIQLFSGGWPEGLARHEGMGQIPGRVLDTLTGLAPDGATPLARLLEEASASWIPGMTVTVITGRIDQAAAKVLARFLVQGVKVELYFAWDPPAPMPGGSAEPPDLVARTVGDSLARLGAILYSLDAAVPAYRYKEVDRHEASGRPSFQ comes from the coding sequence TTGTCCTCATCACCATTATTTAAAGAACGCGGCAGCCGTAAACCTGTGTCGTCCGTCAAAAATCTGCCGCTGCCTTTGGCCCGCAGCTCGGCGGCCGAATGGCTGCGGATGCTCTCGCTGACAGGCGTTGTGGGCGGCTTGTATAGTTGGCATGGGGGACCGTCGCTGCTGTTTCTGTTGATTGCCCTGGGTCTTGTGCTGCTTGGCGGCTTGCTGCTGCAACTGCTCGGCCCGCGCAGCATCCGGCTGGAGCGGACGCTGACACCGCCACGCGCGGCGGCGGGCGACACTATTCAGGTGGAAGTCAAGGTAAGCTTCACTGCCGGACTGCCGCTGCCATGGATGACCATCACCGATTATTGGGGAGAGCGCAGTCATCGCCAGCTGCTGTTCCCCGGTCTGCGGCGCTCCTTCTCTTATGTCTATCAGCTGGAGGAGATGCCCCGGGGTTTCCACCGCCTGCAGGGCTGCCGGGTTGTCTGGGGGGATCTGCCCTGCTGGTTTACGGGCCGAAATGAGCCGCAGGGTGGACAGATCTTCAGGGTGCTGCCTGCTCCGCTGTATTGTGGCAACACGCAGCAAGGGGGAACTGATCTTCCCGCTGCGATGATGATATCGAGAAGAGGCGGCCAAGGCAGCGGACCGCTGCAGGAATCCCGCCATTACCTGCCTGGCGACCCGCTGAGCCGAATTCATTGGAAGAACAGCGCCCGCACCGGCATGCTGCAGAGCAAAATGCCGGTGCGTGAAAAAGCACCGATGACCTGTGTTGTACTCTCGAACCACCCGGAGAGCTACGAGCTTCCGGCTGGTGCTCTGGTGCCACGTGCGCGCAGGGGCTTCAGCATCCCGGCATTTGAGAAGGCGGTGTCGGCAGCAGCGGGCTTGCTGCTAAGGGCCGAAGCCTGCGGTGCGTATATCCAGTTGTTCAGCGGCGGCTGGCCGGAGGGACTGGCCAGACACGAAGGAATGGGCCAAATCCCCGGCCGGGTGCTGGATACCCTTACCGGTCTGGCACCCGACGGCGCTACACCCCTGGCACGGCTGCTGGAAGAGGCTTCAGCCAGCTGGATTCCGGGCATGACGGTTACGGTGATTACAGGCCGGATTGATCAGGCTGCGGCCAAGGTGCTGGCCAGATTTCTGGTCCAGGGAGTTAAGGTGGAGCTGTATTTCGCCTGGGACCCACCTGCTCCGATGCCAGGCGGCAGCGCTGAACCGCCAGATCTTGTGGCCCGAACTGTCGGTGACAGTCTGGCACGTCTTGGCGCAATTCTGTACAGCCTGGATGCTGCGGTGCCTGCTTATCGGTACAAGGAGGTGGATCGCCATGAAGCTTCCGGCAGACCCTCTTTTCAGTAA
- a CDS encoding transglutaminase-like domain-containing protein has protein sequence MKLPADPLFSNGNRAGLTAADGGASAASVKSLEAQSAENSSAGKAGEAPLYYRLLFSLAILGLFLEWLLPLYRSGPAADTASLLAALMVLAAALLLWGLLRLPVYLQVGVQVLLILSAWLYVCIPDGELLWSWAGGYVSELPQDAGLLVTGKISQLSEDSRLAILTTGWGLLVASVQQLVLFRGSLLLFSAATVVYLLCLDIGFGLNTAADVVLAAGLIFWMHAMSGLMHLRLEESAGRSGRSRIPYARWGVMALAAALSLTAAAWIGGQLYGSKEEAPFTLQPVISRLQAWSSDQREEAELLQGASAGYGTGDGELGAPLLPSHAAVFTAESSQRSYWRGESRAYYDGRRWIRSGEAYLPLSLAAFPVSADPDSGRSARTLTQRVTFATPSAGGLPIFSAGTLLDVESIELTDGSRLGYVLSSPGKQSFRLPEISGSVRITGYTVQAQLPVSNPALLRGLDAADSPEIRSQYLQLPPKLPGRVAALAMELTDSAASRYDAAAAVREYLQSGYAYTLNTAVPAPSADFADDFLFGTRQGYCVHFATAMTVLLRSAGIPARYVQGYGPGTLAADTQPPQYAVTQGDAHAWVEVYFAGAGWVPFDPTPGSAAGLAAAADSAAPADAPLQAVPPAARRAGGMPALPQAGGGTAPPAAAAALLLTAAAWRWRRCLALLPAARSGGSLGRERQLRAAALAWRGLAARYGAPPPGLTGREYADSLHIDDAGLRAALRQFVRQWETLAYSDCGAAGLRSPSRPDSAAPGRPAPGSDPVAVPRRPRAESDPVSSAWPARVRPAPGSDPAAVSRRSRAESDPGSSAAPARVRPAPGSANDETDFIHNCLTIMIRLR, from the coding sequence ATGAAGCTTCCGGCAGACCCTCTTTTCAGTAACGGTAATCGGGCGGGATTAACGGCGGCGGACGGAGGAGCATCAGCCGCTTCAGTTAAGTCGCTCGAGGCACAGTCTGCAGAGAACAGTTCGGCTGGGAAGGCGGGGGAAGCCCCGCTGTATTACCGCCTGCTGTTCTCTTTGGCTATTCTGGGGTTGTTCCTGGAATGGCTGCTGCCGCTGTACAGATCAGGTCCGGCGGCAGATACGGCCAGCCTGCTTGCGGCGCTGATGGTATTGGCGGCAGCACTGCTGTTATGGGGCCTGCTGCGGCTTCCGGTCTATCTTCAGGTTGGTGTGCAGGTCTTGCTTATATTAAGTGCCTGGCTGTATGTGTGTATTCCCGATGGAGAATTGCTGTGGAGCTGGGCCGGCGGTTATGTGTCAGAGCTTCCGCAGGATGCCGGCCTGCTGGTGACGGGAAAGATCTCGCAGCTGAGTGAGGACAGCAGATTGGCCATTCTGACCACCGGCTGGGGACTATTGGTAGCTTCTGTCCAGCAGCTGGTATTGTTCCGGGGCAGCCTGCTGCTGTTCTCGGCCGCGACTGTGGTTTATTTGTTGTGCCTTGATATCGGTTTTGGCCTGAATACGGCGGCAGATGTGGTGCTGGCGGCAGGGCTGATCTTCTGGATGCATGCCATGAGCGGGTTAATGCATCTGCGCCTGGAGGAGTCCGCAGGACGTTCAGGGAGGAGCAGAATCCCGTATGCCCGCTGGGGGGTTATGGCGTTGGCCGCCGCCTTGTCGCTGACTGCCGCCGCCTGGATCGGAGGGCAGCTCTATGGCTCGAAGGAGGAGGCTCCGTTTACGCTGCAGCCGGTGATTTCCAGGCTGCAGGCATGGTCGTCGGACCAGAGGGAAGAAGCGGAGCTGCTGCAAGGTGCATCCGCAGGCTATGGCACAGGGGATGGGGAGCTCGGGGCGCCGCTGTTGCCCAGCCATGCTGCGGTCTTCACCGCTGAGTCCAGTCAGCGGAGCTACTGGCGGGGCGAGAGCCGGGCTTATTATGACGGACGCCGCTGGATCAGGAGCGGTGAAGCCTATCTGCCGCTTAGTCTTGCCGCCTTTCCGGTGTCTGCCGACCCCGATTCTGGCCGATCAGCCCGTACCCTGACCCAGCGGGTTACGTTCGCAACCCCCTCTGCCGGGGGGCTGCCAATCTTCAGCGCCGGAACGTTGCTCGACGTGGAGTCTATCGAGCTTACGGACGGCAGCAGGCTGGGATATGTGCTGTCCAGCCCCGGCAAGCAGAGCTTCCGGCTCCCGGAGATATCGGGTTCCGTGCGGATTACGGGCTACACCGTGCAGGCACAGCTTCCGGTCAGCAATCCTGCCCTGCTTCGCGGGCTGGATGCTGCCGATTCTCCGGAGATCCGCAGCCAATATTTGCAGCTGCCGCCCAAGCTGCCCGGCAGGGTTGCCGCACTGGCCATGGAGCTGACGGATAGCGCAGCCAGCCGTTATGATGCGGCCGCGGCGGTGCGGGAATATTTGCAGAGTGGCTACGCCTATACGCTGAATACGGCGGTGCCTGCGCCATCGGCTGATTTCGCCGATGATTTTCTGTTCGGGACGCGGCAGGGCTACTGCGTCCATTTCGCTACGGCGATGACCGTGCTGCTGCGCAGCGCGGGCATTCCGGCCCGTTACGTGCAGGGCTACGGGCCAGGGACCCTTGCGGCGGACACGCAGCCGCCGCAATATGCCGTCACCCAGGGCGATGCCCATGCCTGGGTGGAGGTCTATTTCGCCGGGGCGGGCTGGGTGCCCTTCGACCCGACACCCGGCTCCGCCGCCGGCCTTGCGGCGGCTGCGGATTCGGCGGCGCCTGCGGACGCGCCGCTGCAAGCCGTCCCGCCCGCTGCGCGCCGCGCGGGCGGAATGCCCGCCCTGCCGCAGGCGGGCGGGGGCACTGCGCCGCCCGCGGCTGCGGCGGCGCTGCTGTTGACCGCCGCCGCCTGGCGCTGGCGGCGGTGCCTGGCATTGCTGCCGGCCGCGCGCAGCGGCGGCAGCTTGGGCCGGGAGCGGCAGCTGCGCGCAGCCGCTCTGGCCTGGCGCGGGCTGGCGGCGCGGTATGGGGCGCCGCCGCCCGGGTTGACAGGCAGGGAGTACGCAGACTCCCTGCATATCGACGATGCCGGACTGCGCGCAGCGCTCCGGCAGTTCGTACGCCAGTGGGAGACCCTGGCGTATAGCGACTGCGGGGCGGCAGGGCTCCGCTCGCCGTCCCGTCCCGACTCTGCCGCGCCCGGCCGCCCGGCCCCCGGCTCCGATCCCGTCGCTGTCCCGCGCCGTCCGCGAGCCGAGTCCGATCCCGTCTCATCCGCCTGGCCTGCCCGAGTCCGCCCGGCCCCCGGCTCTGATCCCGCCGCTGTCTCACGCCGTTCGCGAGCCGAGTCCGATCCCGGCTCATCCGCCGCGCCTGCCCGAGTCCGCCCGGCCCCCGGCTCCGCTAACGACGAGACAGACTTTATCCACAACTGTCTGACGATTATGATCCGATTGAGGTAA
- the guaA gene encoding glutamine-hydrolyzing GMP synthase codes for MNKPNEIIVVLDFGGQYNQLIARRIRDLGVYSELLPYNTPIEKVKALSPKGIIFSGGPSSVYAENAPHVDPAIYDLGLPIFGICYGMQLMAQQLDGGKVERSAKREYGKADVDFEQDFPLTAGLDSRQTVWMSHGDHVVELPTGFKLAAGTESAPIAAMSNAERKFYAVQFHPEVQHSVHGNEMISNFLYEVCGCAGKWTMESFIDEAISDIRAKVGDKQVLCALSGGVDSSVVAMLIHRAIGDQLTCMFIDHGLLRKGEAESVMETFVGKFDIHVVKVDARERFMSKLAGVDDPEQKRKIIGNEFIYCFDEESAKLGDFAFLAQGTLYTDIVESGTATAQTIKSHHNVGGLPEDMKFSLIEPLNTLFKDEVRKLGEELGMPHAIVWRQPFPGPGLAIRVLGEVTEEKLTIVRDSDFILREEIAKAGLDREIWQYFTALPNMKSVGVMGDERTYSYTVGIRAVTSIDGMTADWARIPWDVLEKISVRIVNEVDNVNRIVYDITSKPPATIEWE; via the coding sequence ATGAACAAGCCAAATGAAATTATCGTCGTTCTCGATTTCGGAGGACAATACAATCAGCTTATCGCGCGCAGAATTCGGGATCTGGGGGTATACAGCGAGCTTCTGCCTTACAATACACCGATCGAGAAGGTTAAGGCGCTGTCGCCAAAAGGGATTATTTTCTCGGGTGGCCCAAGCAGTGTATATGCCGAGAATGCGCCACATGTAGATCCGGCTATTTATGACCTGGGATTGCCGATCTTCGGGATCTGCTACGGCATGCAGCTGATGGCGCAGCAACTTGACGGAGGCAAGGTGGAACGCTCCGCGAAACGTGAATACGGCAAAGCCGATGTTGATTTCGAGCAGGACTTCCCGCTGACTGCCGGACTGGACTCTCGTCAGACGGTGTGGATGAGCCATGGTGACCATGTAGTGGAGCTGCCGACCGGCTTTAAACTGGCTGCGGGCACCGAAAGCGCCCCGATTGCAGCAATGAGCAATGCTGAGCGTAAATTTTATGCGGTGCAGTTCCATCCCGAAGTCCAGCATTCTGTGCACGGCAATGAGATGATCTCCAACTTCCTGTATGAGGTCTGCGGTTGTGCGGGCAAATGGACGATGGAATCCTTTATTGATGAAGCGATCAGCGATATCCGCGCCAAAGTAGGGGACAAGCAGGTACTGTGCGCGCTGAGCGGCGGCGTAGATTCCTCTGTTGTGGCGATGCTGATTCACCGGGCAATCGGTGACCAGCTGACTTGTATGTTTATCGACCACGGCCTCCTGCGCAAAGGCGAAGCAGAGAGTGTTATGGAGACTTTTGTCGGCAAATTTGATATTCATGTCGTGAAGGTTGATGCGCGTGAACGCTTTATGAGCAAGCTGGCCGGAGTGGATGACCCGGAACAGAAACGCAAAATCATCGGCAATGAATTTATTTACTGCTTTGATGAAGAATCCGCCAAGCTTGGCGATTTCGCCTTCCTGGCTCAAGGCACCTTGTATACGGATATCGTAGAGAGCGGCACTGCTACCGCCCAGACGATCAAATCCCACCACAATGTAGGCGGCCTGCCAGAGGATATGAAATTCAGCCTGATCGAACCGCTGAACACGCTGTTCAAGGATGAAGTGCGCAAGCTGGGCGAAGAATTGGGTATGCCGCATGCCATCGTCTGGCGCCAGCCTTTCCCGGGTCCGGGTCTTGCCATCCGTGTATTGGGTGAAGTGACCGAGGAGAAGCTGACGATTGTACGTGATTCAGACTTTATCCTGCGCGAGGAAATTGCCAAGGCGGGTCTTGATCGTGAGATCTGGCAGTATTTCACCGCTTTGCCTAACATGAAGAGTGTCGGAGTTATGGGTGACGAACGCACCTATTCCTATACCGTAGGCATTCGTGCCGTGACCTCAATCGATGGCATGACCGCTGACTGGGCGCGTATTCCTTGGGATGTGCTGGAGAAGATCTCCGTCCGTATCGTCAACGAAGTGGACAACGTCAACCGCATCGTCTACGACATCACCTCGAAACCACCTGCAACGATCGAGTGGGAATAG
- a CDS encoding NCS2 family permease, with the protein MDRFFKLKEKGTTVRTEIMAGLTTFMAMAYILSVNPNTLTAFGRIDMGWYSVFLATALAAGIFTIAMGLFINFPVALAPGMGLNAYFASVVLSSATTDHAFTWQMGLTAVFISGLIFILLTVTRVRQILLTAIPDSLKHAITVGIGMFITIIGLKNSGIMTIGVEAGSDIAAGKFTDVLSFETVIHMGSLENSNVQLGIIGLLLISILMVLNVRGAILFGILGTTVAGILMGVVDFSSLSNPQSPWVPDLTQLNFMEFDWDGIMHTGIISAIATFTFVELFDTFGTLVGTAQRAGIMDDPEEGKKRVGNAMFVDAVAVAGGAMLGTSTTTAYVESAAGVAEGGRTGLTAVTTGVCFLLALFLAPVVALIPGSATAAALIVVGVLMAQSIRQIDFQDMVVAIPAFLTFVIMPFTYNIANGISFGIVTYVILACVANLAGKKKYDIHWMMWLLAVLIILRYALLGSQG; encoded by the coding sequence TTGGATCGCTTTTTCAAGTTGAAAGAGAAAGGCACTACAGTCCGCACAGAGATTATGGCCGGCTTGACTACATTTATGGCCATGGCTTATATCCTGTCGGTTAATCCCAACACCTTGACGGCTTTTGGCCGCATCGATATGGGCTGGTATTCCGTATTTCTGGCCACAGCGTTGGCAGCGGGTATCTTCACGATTGCGATGGGGTTGTTCATTAACTTTCCGGTAGCGCTGGCGCCTGGTATGGGCCTTAATGCATATTTTGCTTCCGTGGTGCTGTCTTCGGCAACAACGGATCATGCCTTCACTTGGCAGATGGGTTTGACTGCCGTCTTTATTTCCGGTTTGATCTTTATTCTGTTAACTGTCACAAGGGTGCGGCAGATTCTGCTGACCGCCATTCCTGACAGTCTGAAGCATGCCATTACCGTCGGGATCGGGATGTTTATCACGATTATCGGCTTGAAGAACAGCGGTATTATGACTATTGGTGTCGAAGCCGGCAGTGACATCGCCGCTGGCAAGTTCACCGATGTATTATCCTTTGAAACAGTAATCCATATGGGCAGTCTGGAGAACAGCAATGTACAGCTGGGTATTATCGGCCTGCTGCTGATCTCGATCCTGATGGTGCTGAATGTGCGGGGAGCGATCCTGTTCGGTATTCTGGGCACAACAGTAGCCGGAATCCTGATGGGCGTAGTGGATTTCAGCAGCTTGTCCAATCCGCAATCGCCTTGGGTGCCTGACCTTACTCAGCTGAACTTCATGGAATTTGACTGGGACGGTATTATGCACACCGGGATTATCTCGGCGATTGCCACCTTTACCTTCGTAGAACTGTTTGATACCTTCGGTACCCTGGTGGGCACAGCTCAACGTGCAGGTATTATGGACGATCCGGAAGAAGGCAAGAAACGTGTCGGAAACGCAATGTTTGTCGATGCGGTTGCCGTAGCCGGCGGCGCAATGCTCGGTACTTCGACAACCACAGCCTATGTGGAGAGTGCAGCGGGCGTAGCTGAAGGCGGACGTACAGGTCTGACTGCAGTAACTACCGGGGTATGCTTCCTGCTGGCCTTGTTCCTGGCTCCGGTTGTGGCGCTGATTCCCGGCTCTGCCACAGCGGCAGCGCTGATTGTCGTGGGTGTGCTGATGGCACAGTCGATCCGCCAGATTGATTTTCAGGATATGGTCGTGGCGATTCCGGCCTTCCTGACCTTCGTTATTATGCCGTTTACCTACAACATTGCCAACGGTATTTCCTTCGGTATCGTTACTTACGTGATTCTGGCTTGTGTAGCCAACCTGGCCGGCAAAAAGAAATATGATATCCACTGGATGATGTGGCTGCTGGCCGTACTGATTATTCTCCGGTACGCACTGCTTGGCAGCCAAGGCTAA
- a CDS encoding glycosyltransferase family 39 protein yields MSTWLGRAYERLRSNPWPVLLFLLGAVIRMIYTGAVPAGLNQDEASIGYDAYAILHYGIDRNGIHLPIHLIAWGSGQNALYAYLSMPFIWLFGLNPGSVRAISLIMGLIGMAVFYLLAKRIFTTRSASIAAMFLIAINPWHIMMSRWALESNLLPTLILLAVYFLIRSFESPRWTYGFTIMLGLSLYAYGTAYFFVPVFALCSVFLLLYKRAVPLKAIIWNVLLFVLLAIPILLFIVINRMQQLDSVVTPLFSIPKLTMPRVEEVSSVFSGQLLQTAFGNLRALIKLLVSGSDGLPWNSISPYGYAYPLGLPLAIIGLTALLPSFQKRDPKGLGQSVVLLWLLASVLMACITSVNINRINVIFFPLMLLMTSGLMWLGKKWKPSVPLSAAVMAVFGLLFVTVYFRDFPNEIGPAFHESIGEAVQYASQESDGKIYITDRVNMPYIYVLFYQKINPHTFLDTVQYANPGAAFQQVTSFDRYVFGQPVPSGEEAASYIIWNGDPLPADIDGYKLKRFANYTVLIAASGTESSAAIPAAGEAPLLEGISNGGFEEGAAGWSFTPGTGIGNNKPYQGGSLAYLDPGSDRSITQTFSVPVTAEYTLSAWISSGGEGGKLGIRVNGAVIAEQELPRNEEYQEVTLHMLALQQNQATEIYITGGNGWINLDEVRLER; encoded by the coding sequence TTGTCCACTTGGCTCGGCAGAGCGTATGAGCGCCTGCGAAGCAATCCCTGGCCTGTCCTGCTGTTCCTGCTGGGAGCGGTGATCCGGATGATCTATACAGGTGCAGTTCCGGCGGGGCTTAATCAGGATGAGGCGTCGATTGGTTATGACGCTTATGCCATTCTTCATTACGGAATAGACCGCAACGGAATTCATCTTCCCATCCACCTTATAGCCTGGGGAAGCGGACAAAATGCACTGTACGCTTATTTATCCATGCCTTTTATTTGGCTGTTTGGCCTGAACCCCGGCTCTGTACGGGCAATCAGCCTGATTATGGGTCTGATAGGCATGGCTGTGTTCTACCTGCTGGCCAAGCGAATCTTCACCACCCGGTCAGCCTCCATTGCTGCGATGTTTCTGATTGCCATTAATCCCTGGCATATCATGATGTCCAGATGGGCCCTGGAATCCAATCTGCTGCCAACCCTGATCCTGCTGGCCGTCTATTTTCTAATTCGATCCTTTGAATCTCCCCGCTGGACTTATGGCTTTACCATCATGCTGGGTCTATCGCTTTATGCCTATGGAACAGCGTACTTTTTCGTGCCGGTATTTGCGTTATGCAGCGTCTTTCTTCTATTGTATAAGAGAGCAGTTCCCCTGAAGGCAATCATCTGGAACGTGTTGCTGTTTGTGCTGCTGGCGATCCCGATTCTATTATTTATTGTAATTAACCGTATGCAGCAGTTGGATAGTGTGGTTACTCCGCTGTTCTCCATTCCTAAATTAACAATGCCGCGTGTGGAAGAGGTCTCTTCCGTGTTCAGCGGGCAACTGCTGCAGACAGCCTTTGGCAACCTCCGGGCGTTGATCAAGCTGCTGGTGAGCGGAAGCGACGGGTTGCCCTGGAACTCGATTTCACCTTATGGATATGCTTATCCGCTAGGGCTGCCTTTGGCGATAATCGGCCTCACTGCGCTGCTGCCTTCCTTCCAGAAACGCGACCCGAAGGGGCTGGGCCAGTCAGTGGTTCTGCTCTGGCTGCTAGCTTCTGTACTGATGGCCTGTATAACCAGTGTCAATATTAACCGGATTAATGTGATATTCTTCCCGCTTATGCTGCTGATGACATCGGGCCTCATGTGGCTGGGCAAGAAATGGAAGCCTTCAGTACCCCTGTCAGCGGCAGTGATGGCTGTGTTCGGCCTTCTGTTCGTTACCGTTTATTTCCGCGATTTCCCTAATGAGATTGGACCAGCGTTTCATGAATCGATCGGTGAAGCGGTGCAGTATGCCTCGCAGGAGAGCGACGGGAAGATCTACATTACAGACAGAGTGAATATGCCTTATATCTATGTGCTGTTCTATCAAAAAATCAACCCGCACACCTTCCTGGACACGGTTCAATATGCAAATCCCGGCGCTGCTTTCCAGCAGGTGACCTCGTTTGACCGCTATGTTTTTGGTCAGCCGGTTCCCTCTGGCGAAGAAGCTGCTTCATATATTATCTGGAACGGTGATCCGCTGCCTGCGGATATCGATGGCTATAAGCTGAAGCGGTTCGCCAATTATACCGTGTTGATTGCAGCTTCGGGTACGGAATCGTCTGCCGCAATTCCCGCTGCAGGGGAGGCTCCGCTGCTGGAGGGGATAAGCAATGGCGGCTTTGAAGAAGGGGCAGCCGGCTGGAGCTTCACTCCGGGTACGGGGATCGGCAACAACAAGCCTTACCAGGGTGGATCTCTGGCATACCTTGATCCCGGCAGCGATCGAAGCATTACCCAGACCTTCAGCGTCCCTGTCACCGCAGAGTACACTTTATCTGCATGGATTAGCAGCGGAGGGGAAGGGGGCAAGCTGGGTATCCGTGTCAACGGGGCCGTAATTGCCGAGCAGGAATTGCCCCGAAATGAGGAATATCAAGAGGTGACCTTACATATGCTTGCTCTGCAGCAGAATCAGGCAACGGAGATTTATATAACCGGCGGCAACGGCTGGATTAACTTGGACGAGGTGAGGTTGGAACGATGA